From the genome of Rhododendron vialii isolate Sample 1 chromosome 10a, ASM3025357v1:
TTTCGGATTGTGTAGTAGCGGCTTTGCCCTTGACATCCTTTTTCCTACCCTTGCATTGTGAGATGTTCGGATCCAAAAGCAATATCTCAGCCCGCGATGGCTCGATAGATTTCTCATTATCTTTGTCAGCACAAATTTCAATTGGAGACACCTTAGAAACTTTTTGAATCTTCTCAAATAAATCATTCATaccttcaataaaaattgtgtaTGCCTCATTTGATGGGGCGGCCAAACAAGCCAATTTCGTAGCTTCTTGACACATATGGCTAAGTCTTAATGCCTCAGATTCTTCTTTGCCATCGTCATGCACCAATCCTTGGGAATCAATTATCCTAAATTTATTGGCCTTTTGCCTCCATCGTGGAAGAATAAAATGTTCCGGTATTTCATCAATGTCTAGTCGGACAAACACTTTCAAAATGTGCGCACACAATATCCCAACAAACTCAAATTGTTGGCATTCACACTTTCCCTCATAGGTTTGCGAATCCAATGTCACCTCAAACTTTTCAAGTTCATCATCTTTTGACTTCACTACGAAAGATTGAAAACTATTgccatttctcacattttcaaCTTTGTAGTCAAAGACTTTACTCCATGATTCCTTGAACTTGTTGAAGACATTTCTAGTATACACTTTTCCCGCATGCTTCAACAAAAATTCATGGTCATTAACAATCCAAAATTTATGTTCGGACTCAAAATcctcatcattttcccttttcacaaTCCTATTCAAGGCTTTCTCATACTTCACCACAAATTCTTTGAGATTTGACGTGTGAGTTACAAAACCATCAAAAAATGAGTTAATACCCTCACTACGTCCGGTAGTATTCATACCGGCAAAGAATGTACCACGATTGTAAACGGGTACCCATGATTCACGAATATCAAATAACCCTTGAAGCCATTTGTTGCTTTCTAACTCGTTTTCCTTCATCAATAACATCCATCTCCCTTCAAAGTCCTCTTTCTTGTATGTCTCCttaatacaattttttatatCCTTCTTGAATTTCGATCTCTTGTAGTACACTTGTGAcaatttttcaacaaatttcttcTTAATATGCCAAAGACAGAGACGATGACGGGTGTTGGGAAAGACTGTGGCAATAGCTCCTTTCATTCCCAAGTCTTGGTCAGTGATGATAGAAGTTGGAGGACGTCCTCCCATAGCGTCAAGCCATGTCCGAAACAACCATTCAAACGTCACCTCTGTCTCATCTTGTAAAAGTGCACATCCAAACTGTATCGACTGCATGTGATGGTTTACTCCTGTAAATGGTGCGAAAGGCATATCATACTTATTTGTTCGATATGTTGTGTCAAATGTGACCACATCTCCAAAATAATGGTACGCCATGCGAGATCGGgaatccacccaaaaaaaattaactgccCTCCCACTTTCATCACATTGaattgcataaaaaaaattgtggattATGAGCTTGTTTGTTCTTAAAGTAGTCAAGAACTGATTGTGCATCCCCGCAATCTAGGTCTCTATGCCTCACATTCCTCAAGTGATTGTAGCAGTCTCTACTATCAAAGCCAATGTACTCCCCACCAAAAATTGAAGGAACTTTCGAAATTCCTATAGTTTCTTTATGAAATACCTCAGTCAAATCCTTAACTGCTTTGGGCATGTTTCGATTTGACTTCATTTTCATCCTTTTAGATGGAGTCACTAGTTGGTGGTTGTGACGTTCATCAAAACCTGTTACTTTCCATTTGTAATTCCATTTGTCAAGCATAATCTGCATATGAGCCTCGCATCCACATTTAACGGTTGAACaacttttaactcttttcttTGATATCACTTTCTCTTCTCCGACTGTCTCATCATTCACCTCCACGATACCCtcttgctgatttctcgcaacaTACTTTCCTTCTTTTCCGCAAACAAATAGCACCTTAGTGACTTCATTCGACCGATTTCGTCCTTTGCCTGAAGCTCGAGTACGAATCCAAAATCCATTTTCTTGACCATAACGTTCATAGTATTTCCGTGCTTCTTCAATTGTCTCAAAATACATCCCAATTGTCGGTGTTGCTAAACCTTCCACAATATTATTATCTACAGTCTCGGTATCATCTACTTCGACATCATCTAAACCCACTAACTCCATTGTTCACGCTTCAGTTGcctgcaagaaaaagaaaagagatccATATAGTTATAAGGCAGATGATacttttttgcttctttgtaaagtaattaagatgtgtattttttcttttaaggtCTCACGTTCGATACCTCTCATGTATCATCAACTCTTATGAGTTCGTCTATATAGGGCATTACCGTAATTTTAAACGGGCTATGTGTCAGCAAACGATAAAATTGAGTCCCTAGAAAATAGTCAATGTATGCATAAACTAACACaaatgtctttttcttttcttaattcAAAGAGTAAATCCTTATTATGTTTCCAATGTTGTTAGGGTTCAACAACATTGGGTGGCACAACCAAGAGATTTTGAAATACAGTCATATTCACAAGCTACATTAGCCATAAATAGTTGTACTTAACTGCTGCTAATGGTTGGCCCTCCACGTATGTATGTATTTATATTGGTTTATTACCTCATGAAAATCGAATATGAGTATGTCATACATAGGCAAAATCTTTTTGAGATCTAAAGATAAAATCATATTCAACTAAATATAAGGGGTTGGCCCGCTGGTCAAGATCTAGGAATCAATCAAAATTATATAGCAAGTTAGCTAATCTATCCATGTGAATTCGACACTCGGATTTCACTACTAATCTTTTGAGTATGACAGTACAACACGATCACCTCACCTTAATCTACTTTTTCACTTGGGATGACACAATCACCCCGCATGGAGGGGCCTGGGTCACTGAACAATCTCTCCCTAAATCCACTCCAGGTTTTGAATTTGGGCCTAAGAACCGGTTCAAAAGTAAAACTACCTACCAAAAAATGAGACCCAGCCCAatttagttttcttttgttaGCCCGTAATCCTCTTTCACGTTAACGTTTTCCATGTACGCGcgcatttttgaaaaatgcatttttggaaaatccCTTCTGTACCTCGAGTAGAGAGGTGGTGGGTCGGCGTCGACGGAGTCTCGTCAGTCGTTGGTTGAAGTGCAGGCAGCGGGGGACTGAGGGGCGTCGGCGGGCGTGGGTCGTCGACCAGAGAGAGGGGTCgtcggtggagagagaggggcgtCGGCGGCGGGGGACTGAGGGTTGTCGACGGCGGGGGCTGAGCACGTCAGTCGGAGTGGAGGGAGGTGGAGTCGGAGTGGAGGGATGGTCTGTCACAGAGGTGGCTTGTGTCTGACGTGAGAGATGGGAGGAGAGGGGGGAAGAGTGTAATTAGTTTTAAGTATGGGCTGGGATTTAATCTCAGCCCTTGAAATAAAGGGCTGAGATGtggtgtttgtttgggtgttTATTTGGTTGTCTACAGATCCgcccccatatatatatatatatatatatatatatatatatatatatatatatatatatatatatatatatatatatattagtccatctcccgtaaggaccacctcattttaataaaatatagACCTctcttttccgattgaatttcgatgatccgggccgctcaatgtgttcagaacgtgattttaagggtacttgcgagaaatcagaaaaaaaaatgaccgggaaaggcttcatctgagtagtttttgtttgttttttatcgaacggttcaaataaaaactgctcggatgaagcccttcccggtcattttttttgccgatttctcgcgagtacccttaaaatcacgttctgaacacactgagcggctcggatcatcgaaattcgatcgaaaaatgggagaaatgaggaggttcgcattttaactaaaataaggactccctcatttgagactgactgtgtgtgtgtgtgtatatatatatatatatatatatatatatatgtatatcacaaattatcaagtgagggatccctcactttgttaaaatgcgggactttcattttccgatcaaattttgaaaatccaaaccgttcaatgtgtgcagaacgtgattttaagggtccccacgagaaatcagcgaaaaaaatgaccgggaagggcttcatccgagcagttttttttgaaccgttcaatgaaaactgctcggatgaagcccttcccggtcattttttttgttgattttttgcgggaacccttaaaatcacgttctgatcactttgagcggctcggatcatcgaaattcaatcgggaatgggagtcccgcattttaaaaaaatgcgggatccctcaccggaacccgactgtgtgtatatatatatatatatatatatagggaagcATTCCgagaacacaaaaaaagacacTACATCTCAACTGTTGAAATCAATAGTTGAGATTAGAAGTTCACAAAGAATTATTCAttgccgcaaagaattactcttggccgcgaaaaATTGCGAGACCATAAGTCATTCTTCGCTGCCACGTGTAATTCTTtacggccaggagtaattctgttcggcca
Proteins encoded in this window:
- the LOC131304464 gene encoding protein FAR1-RELATED SEQUENCE 11-like, which codes for MELVGLDDVEVDDTETVDNNIVEGLATPTIGMYFETIEEARKYYERYGQENGFWIRTRASGKGRNRSNEVTKVLFVCGKEGKYVARNQQEGIVEVNDETVGEEKVISKKRVKSCSTVKCGCEAHMQIMLDKWNYKWKVTGFDERHNHQLVTPSKRMKMKSNRNMPKAVKDLTESILAC
- the LOC131304463 gene encoding protein FAR1-RELATED SEQUENCE 5-like, which encodes MHNQFLTTLRTNKLIIHNFFYAIQCDESGRAVNFFWVDSRSRMAYHYFGDVVTFDTTYRTNKYDMPFAPFTGVNHHMQSIQFGCALLQDETEVTFEWLFRTWLDAMGGRPPTSIITDQDLGMKGAIATVFPNTRHRLCLWHIKKKFVEKLSQVYYKRSKFKKDIKNCIKETYKKEDFEGRWMLLMKENELESNKWLQGLFDIRESWVPVYNRGTFFAGMNTTGRSEGINSFFDGFVTHTSNLKEFVVKYEKALNRIVKRENDEDFESEHKFWIVNDHEFLLKHAGKVYTRNVFNKFKESWSKVFDYKVENVRNGNSFQSFVVKSKDDELEKFEVTLDSQTYEGKCECQQFEFVGILCAHILKVFVRLDIDEIPEHFILPRWRQKANKFRIIDSQGLVHDDGKEESEALRLSHMCQEATKLACLAAPSNEAYTIFIEGMNDLFEKIQKVSKVSPIEICADKDNEKSIEPSRAEILLLDPNISQCKGRKKDVKGKAATTQSERLKSGIEMSLNKKKRKCHMCFQFGHDKRTCPSNPMRKTSKDLEEEVEGSDSDQEEGSDCSE